One Peribacillus simplex NBRC 15720 = DSM 1321 genomic region harbors:
- the spoIIAA gene encoding anti-sigma F factor antagonist has protein sequence MSLTINMEAKNRVLCIRLKGDLDHHTAEKLKNQAEAAIQKHNIKHIILNMEELDFMDSSGLGVILGRYKQVNKKQGEMVVCAISPAVKRLFEMSGLFKIVKMELSEKNALQRLGVA, from the coding sequence ATGAGTCTTACGATTAATATGGAGGCGAAAAATCGCGTATTGTGCATTCGTCTCAAAGGTGATTTAGATCATCATACAGCAGAAAAATTGAAAAACCAGGCAGAGGCAGCCATTCAAAAGCATAATATCAAGCATATTATCCTTAACATGGAAGAATTGGATTTTATGGACAGTTCAGGACTCGGAGTTATTCTAGGGCGCTATAAGCAGGTAAACAAAAAGCAAGGTGAAATGGTGGTCTGTGCAATTTCTCCAGCAGTAAAGCGGTTATTTGAGATGTCAGGGTTGTTTAAAATTGTTAAAATGGAACTATCCGAAAAAAACGCTTTGCAAAGACTGGGGGTTGCCTAA
- the spoIIAB gene encoding anti-sigma F factor, translating to MKNKMETKFSALSQNESFARVTVAAFIAQLDPTMDELTEIKTVVSEAVTNSIIHGYESDPEGWVYISVVIEGDTVELTIRDEGLGIEDVEEAKQPLFTTKPELERSGMGFTIMENFMDEINIISHKGEGTIIRLKKHLTTSRALCN from the coding sequence ATGAAAAATAAAATGGAAACGAAATTTTCTGCACTTAGCCAAAATGAATCTTTTGCCAGGGTAACTGTTGCGGCTTTCATCGCCCAACTGGACCCGACGATGGATGAATTGACAGAGATCAAGACTGTCGTGTCGGAAGCCGTTACAAATTCGATTATCCATGGGTATGAGAGTGATCCGGAAGGTTGGGTCTACATTTCAGTGGTCATCGAAGGAGATACTGTGGAATTGACCATCCGGGATGAAGGACTGGGCATTGAAGATGTCGAGGAGGCTAAACAGCCGTTATTTACGACAAAACCCGAACTTGAACGTTCCGGTATGGGATTCACCATCATGGAAAACTTCATGGATGAAATCAATATAATTTCCCATAAGGGCGAAGGCACGATCATTCGATTAAAAAAGCACTTAACTACAAGCAGAGCTTTGTGCAATTAA
- the sigF gene encoding RNA polymerase sporulation sigma factor SigF: MDVEVKNEKSKKGQPHLKDEELRNLIQRSQSGDQDARNLIVNSNLRLVWSVVQRFLNRGYEPDDLYQIGCIGLLKSVDKFDLSFEVKFSTYAVPMIIGEIQRFIRDDGTVKVSRSLKEMANKIRRAKEELSKTYGRVPTVNELAEHLELSPEEIIMAQEASRSPSSIHETVYENDGDPITLLDQIADHNETSWFDQIALKEAIHELNERERLIVFLRYYKDQTQSEVAARLGISQVQVSRLEKKILQQMKNHMNQ, from the coding sequence ATGGATGTGGAGGTTAAAAACGAGAAGAGCAAGAAAGGCCAGCCCCATTTAAAAGATGAGGAATTGCGGAATTTAATCCAACGCAGCCAGAGCGGTGACCAAGATGCGAGGAATCTGATTGTAAATAGCAATCTGAGGCTTGTATGGTCAGTCGTGCAAAGATTCCTCAATCGAGGTTACGAACCGGATGACCTTTATCAAATAGGCTGTATTGGTCTGTTGAAGTCCGTGGATAAATTTGACTTATCGTTTGAAGTGAAATTCTCAACGTATGCTGTGCCTATGATTATTGGTGAAATCCAACGTTTTATCCGTGATGACGGAACGGTTAAAGTGAGCCGGTCATTAAAGGAAATGGCGAATAAAATTCGCAGGGCCAAAGAGGAACTTTCAAAGACGTATGGCCGTGTTCCGACTGTCAATGAATTGGCGGAACACCTTGAGCTGTCGCCAGAGGAAATCATCATGGCCCAAGAAGCTAGCAGGAGCCCTTCATCCATCCATGAAACGGTTTACGAAAATGATGGAGATCCGATTACTCTTCTTGACCAGATTGCCGACCATAATGAAACATCCTGGTTCGATCAAATCGCTTTGAAAGAAGCCATACATGAATTGAATGAACGTGAAAGGCTGATTGTTTTCCTGAGGTATTATAAAGATCAGACGCAATCAGAAGTGGCGGCAAGGCTTGGTATTTCCCAAGTCCAGGTGTCAAGGCTGGAAAAGAAGATTCTTCAGCAAATGAAAAACCACATGAATCAGTGA
- a CDS encoding NCS2 family permease has product MEKFFSLKENGTDVRTEVMAGVTTFLTMVYILIVNPALLSSIGIPFEQVFMATVISAVIGTLIMGLVAKYPIAIAPGMGLNAYFASVVGAQGLSYQTVFGTVFIAGLLFLLISVTSLRKMIIDAIPNSLKYGITSGIGLFIAFIGLKNAGIVVPNESTMVTLGDLHQPGTVLALAGLFITLIFMARNIKGAIFIGMIITAIIGYFIGLLNFDGVLSVPPTPVFFDIDIAGVFTNSLYSIVFAFLLVTIFDTTGTLIGVTEQAGLTKDGKIPRAKKAFLGDAIATTVGSMFGTSPSTAYVESSTGVAAGGRTGLTATVVAILFAASIFFSPLISAISSVQAITAPVLIIVGCFMMEGLAKVNWKIFDEAFPAFAIILTMPLTSSISTGIAIGFITYPLMKVFSGKGKSVHPLIYIFGLIFLVQLIFFPTH; this is encoded by the coding sequence ATGGAAAAGTTTTTCTCCCTGAAAGAAAATGGGACGGATGTCCGTACAGAAGTCATGGCGGGTGTTACGACATTTTTAACTATGGTTTATATCCTTATTGTGAATCCGGCTTTATTGTCTTCAATCGGAATTCCATTTGAACAAGTTTTCATGGCAACGGTCATATCAGCGGTGATTGGTACCCTTATCATGGGGCTCGTTGCAAAATACCCGATTGCGATAGCACCAGGTATGGGTTTGAATGCTTATTTTGCCAGCGTGGTGGGGGCACAGGGCCTCTCATACCAGACTGTATTCGGTACGGTTTTCATTGCTGGTTTGCTATTTCTATTAATTAGCGTGACAAGCTTGCGTAAAATGATAATTGATGCGATTCCTAACTCATTAAAATATGGCATCACATCCGGAATTGGTTTATTCATTGCGTTTATCGGATTGAAAAATGCTGGAATCGTAGTGCCTAATGAATCAACGATGGTGACGCTTGGCGATTTGCATCAGCCTGGAACCGTTTTAGCGTTAGCAGGCTTATTCATTACCTTGATTTTTATGGCCCGTAATATTAAAGGGGCAATTTTCATTGGTATGATCATTACGGCAATCATTGGCTACTTTATCGGTTTGCTCAACTTCGATGGGGTCTTATCTGTACCTCCAACACCGGTATTTTTCGATATCGATATTGCTGGGGTCTTCACGAATTCTTTATATTCAATTGTTTTCGCCTTTTTACTTGTGACGATCTTTGATACGACAGGAACCTTGATTGGCGTGACGGAACAGGCAGGACTAACGAAAGATGGGAAAATCCCTCGTGCCAAGAAAGCCTTTTTAGGTGATGCGATTGCGACGACAGTCGGCTCGATGTTTGGTACAAGCCCTTCAACGGCCTATGTTGAATCGAGCACGGGAGTGGCCGCAGGCGGACGTACGGGATTAACCGCTACTGTCGTGGCAATCTTGTTTGCTGCATCGATTTTCTTTTCTCCATTAATATCGGCAATTTCTTCAGTTCAAGCAATTACAGCTCCGGTTTTAATCATCGTAGGATGTTTCATGATGGAAGGACTGGCTAAAGTCAATTGGAAAATTTTTGATGAAGCTTTTCCGGCATTTGCGATCATTTTAACGATGCCGCTTACTTCAAGTATATCTACAGGGATTGCAATTGGGTTCATTACATATCCCCTTATGAAGGTATTCAGTGGAAAAGGAAAATCGGTACATCCGCTCATTTATATTTTTGGATTGATATTTTTGGTTCAGCTGATTTTCTTCCCCACTCATTAA
- a CDS encoding stage V sporulation protein AA — MVAVVYIRMRNRVQVKGNQTVRIKDIARIIGPEEVITIIEEIILLTVKKEDRNIIVIDLAQVIMAIRKMDQNIEVETFGPSQTIIEIILSKKKMSYLTFALVWFLLFVGGGMTIMNFHVDVSMGEVHQKIFTIITGKVEDKPLLIQIPYSFGLGIGMILFFNHFFKKRFNEEPSPLEVEMFNYQQDLDSYVIMNENKENVRRLDDR; from the coding sequence ATAGTGGCAGTTGTATATATCAGGATGAGGAACCGTGTACAAGTAAAGGGAAATCAAACGGTGAGGATAAAAGATATTGCAAGGATAATCGGACCTGAAGAAGTGATTACCATAATTGAAGAAATCATATTATTAACGGTCAAGAAGGAAGATAGGAATATTATTGTCATTGATTTGGCTCAAGTTATCATGGCCATCCGCAAAATGGATCAGAATATTGAAGTGGAGACATTCGGGCCCTCCCAAACGATCATCGAAATCATCCTCTCGAAAAAGAAAATGTCATACCTGACATTCGCCTTAGTTTGGTTTTTGTTATTTGTCGGCGGCGGGATGACGATCATGAATTTTCATGTGGATGTCAGCATGGGGGAAGTGCATCAAAAAATCTTTACTATAATAACGGGAAAAGTGGAAGATAAGCCGTTATTGATCCAAATCCCATACAGCTTCGGTCTTGGTATAGGCATGATTCTATTTTTTAATCACTTCTTTAAAAAACGCTTCAATGAGGAACCTAGTCCGCTCGAGGTTGAAATGTTCAACTATCAGCAGGATTTGGACAGTTATGTAATCATGAATGAAAATAAGGAGAACGTGCGCCGCCTTGATGACCGGTAA
- a CDS encoding stage V sporulation protein AB, which produces MTGKIIFGIFVGLAGGFATGAGFVAFLTVLGVIPRLTQLTKTMKMIHYYEGAIIAGVVAGTWFGLQETEFSLPHFLLIPIGLADGIFNGMLAAALTEVLNVFPVLSKRIGIQEKIIYLLMALVLGKIAGSLFQWIYFVDL; this is translated from the coding sequence ATGACCGGTAAAATCATCTTCGGAATCTTTGTCGGTTTAGCCGGGGGTTTTGCGACAGGTGCTGGTTTTGTAGCGTTTTTAACTGTACTTGGGGTGATTCCGAGACTGACTCAACTGACAAAAACAATGAAAATGATACATTACTACGAAGGCGCTATCATTGCCGGCGTTGTCGCAGGAACATGGTTCGGATTACAGGAAACGGAATTTTCCCTCCCGCATTTTTTATTAATTCCGATCGGTTTGGCTGACGGGATCTTTAATGGGATGCTTGCTGCTGCCTTAACTGAAGTCCTGAATGTATTTCCGGTTCTGTCAAAGCGAATCGGAATTCAAGAGAAAATCATTTATCTGTTAATGGCACTCGTATTGGGAAAAATAGCCGGATCATTATTCCAATGGATTTATTTTGTCGATTTATAA
- a CDS encoding stage V sporulation protein AE, which yields MVTKRKVILITDGDEYAKRAVEHVAKEIGGRCISMSQGNPSRYTGLELVELIKKAKYDPVLVMFDDSGFIGEGSGEQAMKVVTGHPDINVLGVIAVASKTRREEWTKVDICIDRDGNLTPNGVDKYGAEEFELGKITGDTVYCIDQLHVPIVVGIGDIGKMSHQDDFKRGAPITKLAVEIILERSGHDDFRKT from the coding sequence ATGGTGACCAAAAGAAAAGTGATATTGATTACGGATGGAGATGAGTATGCGAAACGGGCTGTCGAGCATGTAGCCAAGGAAATTGGGGGAAGATGTATCTCCATGTCCCAGGGTAATCCATCACGATATACGGGCTTGGAGCTAGTTGAATTAATAAAAAAGGCGAAGTATGATCCTGTATTGGTCATGTTTGATGATAGCGGTTTTATTGGTGAAGGATCCGGCGAACAGGCAATGAAGGTAGTTACCGGTCACCCTGATATTAATGTCCTTGGAGTGATAGCGGTCGCTTCAAAGACTAGAAGGGAAGAATGGACCAAGGTGGATATCTGTATTGACCGTGATGGCAATTTGACACCGAACGGGGTTGATAAATACGGCGCCGAGGAATTTGAACTGGGCAAGATTACAGGAGATACGGTGTATTGCATCGATCAATTGCATGTTCCCATAGTAGTGGGGATAGGGGATATCGGAAAAATGTCCCATCAGGACGATTTTAAAAGAGGAGCACCAATAACGAAGCTAGCGGTGGAAATCATATTGGAAAGGAGTGGTCATGATGACTTCAGAAAAACCTGA